The following proteins are co-located in the Doryrhamphus excisus isolate RoL2022-K1 chromosome 3, RoL_Dexc_1.0, whole genome shotgun sequence genome:
- the LOC131125727 gene encoding phosphatidylinositol 4-phosphate 5-kinase type-1 gamma-like isoform X3, producing the protein MEMEGLTAEPNRRCEEEAGIGLQLDLADTDTAKKSQIEMPSPFGTGQAHEKKIGHRRVDASGETTYKKTTSSALKGAIQLGIGYTVGNLSSKPERDVLMQDFYVVESIFFPSEGSNLTPAHHFPDFRFKTYAPVAFRYFRELFGIRPDDYLYSLCNEPLIELTNPGASGSIFYVTRDDEFIVKTVQHKEAEFLQKLLPGYYMNLNQNPRTLLPKFFGLYCVQCGGKNIRVVVMNNILPRSVRMHLKFDLKGSTYKRRASKKEREKSKPTFKDLDFLSDVPEGLSLDQDTYNALVKTLQRDCLVLESFKIMDYSLLLGVHSKTQAERERQSQGSPADGADETRPVGQKALYSTAMESIQGGSRCRETLDRDDTMGGIPAVGVKGERLLLFIGIIDILQSYRLIKKLEHSWKSLIHDGDTVSVHRPGFYAERFYKFCSNVVFKKSCSLRPSPSKRGRGALSMFKSSAGGSELRSQHPSQSDEKQENMDNLESLRGPHSFVVLEDSGREPPCTPPSFEDATTASIATTLSSNNSLPTTPFDTPEHPRCRKQMLSPKSHKDVVEVHEKKQDTITVEVELSKIPASTELTQRTEATSPADSQPSFIPPSTPPSFSPSSAHSSSTLPPTFISSSTTAQSACQSSSTLSSSIRPSTKPLTSPSSPLTHIVPHTQTPVTRNVATLPPSSAFTPICPASSQSSMQSSPPHLSETLPTGEPTGSLAVQDSSNQLSVSSSHDSLDGEVQVSDIYFYADGRYWVYSPVLGRHSGGPELYAFSSLWLRE; encoded by the exons ATACAGCCAAGAAGAGTCAAATAGAG ATGCCATCCCCATTTGGAACAGGCCAAGCTCATGAGAAGAAGATTGGCCACAGAAGAGTAGATGCCTCCGGAGAAACAACCTACAAGAAG ACCACCTCCTCCGCCTTAAAAGGGGCCATCCAATTGGGTATTGGATATACTGTTGGCAACCTCAGCTCCAAGCCCGAGAGAGATGTGCTCATGCAGGACTTCTATGTGGTGGAAAGCATCTTCTTCCCCAG TGAGGGCAGTAACCTCACGCCAGCCCACCACTTCCCAGACTTCAGGTTTAAAACCTATGCCCCCGTGGCCTTTCGCTACTTCAGGGAGCTGTTTGGGATACGACCAGATGACTACCtg TATTCTCTCTGTAATGAGCCACTGATTGAGTTGACCAATCCAGGAGCGAGCGGCTCCATATTTTACGTAACACGAGATGATGAGTTCATTGTCAAAACTGTCCAACACAAGGAGGCAGAATTCCTACAGAAGTTGCTTCCTGGTTACTACATG AACTTGAACCAGAACCCTCGGACGCTGCTGCCCAAGTTCTTTGGCCTCTACTGTGTCCAGTGCGGGGGGAAAAACATCCGGGTTGTCGTGATGAACAATATTCTTCCACGCTCTGTTCGTATGCACCTTAAATTTGACCTGAAGGGCTCCACTTATAAGAGACGAGCATCCAAGAAGGAACGAGAGAAGTCCAAACCCACTTTTAAAGATCTGGACTTTTTGAGTGATGTTCCTGAGGGCCTTAGTTTGGACCAGGATACATACAACGCTCTGGTCAAAACTCTGCAAAGAGACTGTCTG GTGCTGGAAAGTTTTAAGATTATGGACTACAGTTTACTCCTTGGTGTCCACAGCAAGACACAAGCAGAAAGAGAGCGTCAGTCCCAGGGTtctccagcagatggcgctgatGAAACGCGTCCTGTCGGCCAGAAAGCTCTGTACTCCACTGCAATGGAGTCTATACAGGGAGGGTCCAGATGCAGGGAAACTCTGGACCGTGATGACAC AATGGGGGGCATTCCAGCTGTGGGAGTTAAAGGAGAGCGCCTGCTCTTGTTTATCGGTATCATTGACATTCTGCAGTCTTATCG GTTGATTAAGAAATTGGAGCACTCCTGGAAGTCTCTCATCCATGATGGG GACACAGTATCCGTTCACAGACCAGGTTTCTATGCTGAGCGCTTCTACAAATTTTGTAGCAACGTCGTCTTCAAGAAGAGTTGCT CATTGAGACCGTCTCCTTCTAAACGAGGACGAGGAGCTCTTTCCATGTTCAAGTCCAGTGCTGGTGGATCTGAGCTAAGGAGCCAGCATCCCTCACAGAGTGATGAGAAGCAAGAAAACATGGACAACCTGGAGAGCCTGCGAGGACCTCATAGCTTTGTCGTGTTGGAGGACAGTG GGCGAGAGCCACCCTGCACACCTCCCTCCTTTGAAGACGCCACCACAGCATCAATCGCCACCACGCTCTCCTCTAACAACTCCTTACCCACCACCCCCTTCGATACACCCGAGCACCCACGCTGCAGGAAACAAATGCTCTCACCCAA GTCCCACAAAGATGTAGTTGAGGTTCACGAGAAGAAGCAGGACACCATAACAGTTGAGGTGGAGCTCAG TAAAATTCCAGCCAGCACCGAGCTCACACAGAGGACAGAAGCAACCTCGCCAGCTGACAGTCAGCCCAGCTTCATTCCTCCATCCACTCCTCCGTCTTTCAGTCCTTCATCTGCACATTCCTCATCCACCCTTCCTCCCACCTTCATCTCTTCCTCCACCACTGCTCAGTCAGCTTGCCAGTCCTCCTCCACACTTTCCAGTTCCATCCGCCCATCCACCAAACCACTCACCTCTCCATCCTCCCCCCTCACCCACATCGTCCCTCACACACAAACCCCAGTGACCCGAAATGTTGCCACTCTGCCGCCCTCCTCAGCATTTACCCCCATCTGTCCCGCATCCTCTCAGTCTTCCATGCAGAGCTCCCCTCCTCATCTTTCTGAGACTCTCCCCACTGGCGAGCCAACAGGCTCTCTAGCTGTGCAAGACTCAAGCAATCAGCTGTCTGTCTCCAGCAGCCACGACTCGTTGGACGGGGAAGTGCAGGTTTCTGATATCTACTTT TATGCAGACGGACGATATTGGGTGTACTCTCCTGTTCTTGGCCGTC
- the LOC131125727 gene encoding phosphatidylinositol 4-phosphate 5-kinase type-1 gamma-like isoform X1, with protein sequence MEMEGLTAEPNRRCEEEAGIGLQLDLADTDTAKKSQIEMPSPFGTGQAHEKKIGHRRVDASGETTYKKTTSSALKGAIQLGIGYTVGNLSSKPERDVLMQDFYVVESIFFPSEGSNLTPAHHFPDFRFKTYAPVAFRYFRELFGIRPDDYLYSLCNEPLIELTNPGASGSIFYVTRDDEFIVKTVQHKEAEFLQKLLPGYYMNLNQNPRTLLPKFFGLYCVQCGGKNIRVVVMNNILPRSVRMHLKFDLKGSTYKRRASKKEREKSKPTFKDLDFLSDVPEGLSLDQDTYNALVKTLQRDCLVLESFKIMDYSLLLGVHSKTQAERERQSQGSPADGADETRPVGQKALYSTAMESIQGGSRCRETLDRDDTMGGIPAVGVKGERLLLFIGIIDILQSYRLIKKLEHSWKSLIHDGDTVSVHRPGFYAERFYKFCSNVVFKKSCSLRPSPSKRGRGALSMFKSSAGGSELRSQHPSQSDEKQENMDNLESLRGPHSFVVLEDSGREPPCTPPSFEDATTASIATTLSSNNSLPTTPFDTPEHPRCRKQMLSPKSHKDVVEVHEKKQDTITVEVELSKIPASTELTQRTEATSPADSQPSFIPPSTPPSFSPSSAHSSSTLPPTFISSSTTAQSACQSSSTLSSSIRPSTKPLTSPSSPLTHIVPHTQTPVTRNVATLPPSSAFTPICPASSQSSMQSSPPHLSETLPTGEPTGSLAVQDSSNQLSVSSSHDSLDGEVQVSDIYFYADGRYWVYSPVLGRRKLNSCSSYTQTQEDRSCMHSPHYGSENDLP encoded by the exons ATACAGCCAAGAAGAGTCAAATAGAG ATGCCATCCCCATTTGGAACAGGCCAAGCTCATGAGAAGAAGATTGGCCACAGAAGAGTAGATGCCTCCGGAGAAACAACCTACAAGAAG ACCACCTCCTCCGCCTTAAAAGGGGCCATCCAATTGGGTATTGGATATACTGTTGGCAACCTCAGCTCCAAGCCCGAGAGAGATGTGCTCATGCAGGACTTCTATGTGGTGGAAAGCATCTTCTTCCCCAG TGAGGGCAGTAACCTCACGCCAGCCCACCACTTCCCAGACTTCAGGTTTAAAACCTATGCCCCCGTGGCCTTTCGCTACTTCAGGGAGCTGTTTGGGATACGACCAGATGACTACCtg TATTCTCTCTGTAATGAGCCACTGATTGAGTTGACCAATCCAGGAGCGAGCGGCTCCATATTTTACGTAACACGAGATGATGAGTTCATTGTCAAAACTGTCCAACACAAGGAGGCAGAATTCCTACAGAAGTTGCTTCCTGGTTACTACATG AACTTGAACCAGAACCCTCGGACGCTGCTGCCCAAGTTCTTTGGCCTCTACTGTGTCCAGTGCGGGGGGAAAAACATCCGGGTTGTCGTGATGAACAATATTCTTCCACGCTCTGTTCGTATGCACCTTAAATTTGACCTGAAGGGCTCCACTTATAAGAGACGAGCATCCAAGAAGGAACGAGAGAAGTCCAAACCCACTTTTAAAGATCTGGACTTTTTGAGTGATGTTCCTGAGGGCCTTAGTTTGGACCAGGATACATACAACGCTCTGGTCAAAACTCTGCAAAGAGACTGTCTG GTGCTGGAAAGTTTTAAGATTATGGACTACAGTTTACTCCTTGGTGTCCACAGCAAGACACAAGCAGAAAGAGAGCGTCAGTCCCAGGGTtctccagcagatggcgctgatGAAACGCGTCCTGTCGGCCAGAAAGCTCTGTACTCCACTGCAATGGAGTCTATACAGGGAGGGTCCAGATGCAGGGAAACTCTGGACCGTGATGACAC AATGGGGGGCATTCCAGCTGTGGGAGTTAAAGGAGAGCGCCTGCTCTTGTTTATCGGTATCATTGACATTCTGCAGTCTTATCG GTTGATTAAGAAATTGGAGCACTCCTGGAAGTCTCTCATCCATGATGGG GACACAGTATCCGTTCACAGACCAGGTTTCTATGCTGAGCGCTTCTACAAATTTTGTAGCAACGTCGTCTTCAAGAAGAGTTGCT CATTGAGACCGTCTCCTTCTAAACGAGGACGAGGAGCTCTTTCCATGTTCAAGTCCAGTGCTGGTGGATCTGAGCTAAGGAGCCAGCATCCCTCACAGAGTGATGAGAAGCAAGAAAACATGGACAACCTGGAGAGCCTGCGAGGACCTCATAGCTTTGTCGTGTTGGAGGACAGTG GGCGAGAGCCACCCTGCACACCTCCCTCCTTTGAAGACGCCACCACAGCATCAATCGCCACCACGCTCTCCTCTAACAACTCCTTACCCACCACCCCCTTCGATACACCCGAGCACCCACGCTGCAGGAAACAAATGCTCTCACCCAA GTCCCACAAAGATGTAGTTGAGGTTCACGAGAAGAAGCAGGACACCATAACAGTTGAGGTGGAGCTCAG TAAAATTCCAGCCAGCACCGAGCTCACACAGAGGACAGAAGCAACCTCGCCAGCTGACAGTCAGCCCAGCTTCATTCCTCCATCCACTCCTCCGTCTTTCAGTCCTTCATCTGCACATTCCTCATCCACCCTTCCTCCCACCTTCATCTCTTCCTCCACCACTGCTCAGTCAGCTTGCCAGTCCTCCTCCACACTTTCCAGTTCCATCCGCCCATCCACCAAACCACTCACCTCTCCATCCTCCCCCCTCACCCACATCGTCCCTCACACACAAACCCCAGTGACCCGAAATGTTGCCACTCTGCCGCCCTCCTCAGCATTTACCCCCATCTGTCCCGCATCCTCTCAGTCTTCCATGCAGAGCTCCCCTCCTCATCTTTCTGAGACTCTCCCCACTGGCGAGCCAACAGGCTCTCTAGCTGTGCAAGACTCAAGCAATCAGCTGTCTGTCTCCAGCAGCCACGACTCGTTGGACGGGGAAGTGCAGGTTTCTGATATCTACTTT TATGCAGACGGACGATATTGGGTGTACTCTCCTGTTCTTGGCCGTCGTAAGCTAAACTCTTGCTCGAGTTACACT
- the LOC131125727 gene encoding phosphatidylinositol 4-phosphate 5-kinase type-1 gamma-like isoform X6: MPSPFGTGQAHEKKIGHRRVDASGETTYKKTTSSALKGAIQLGIGYTVGNLSSKPERDVLMQDFYVVESIFFPSEGSNLTPAHHFPDFRFKTYAPVAFRYFRELFGIRPDDYLYSLCNEPLIELTNPGASGSIFYVTRDDEFIVKTVQHKEAEFLQKLLPGYYMNLNQNPRTLLPKFFGLYCVQCGGKNIRVVVMNNILPRSVRMHLKFDLKGSTYKRRASKKEREKSKPTFKDLDFLSDVPEGLSLDQDTYNALVKTLQRDCLVLESFKIMDYSLLLGVHSKTQAERERQSQGSPADGADETRPVGQKALYSTAMESIQGGSRCRETLDRDDTMGGIPAVGVKGERLLLFIGIIDILQSYRLIKKLEHSWKSLIHDGDTVSVHRPGFYAERFYKFCSNVVFKKSCSLRPSPSKRGRGALSMFKSSAGGSELRSQHPSQSDEKQENMDNLESLRGPHSFVVLEDSGREPPCTPPSFEDATTASIATTLSSNNSLPTTPFDTPEHPRCRKQMLSPKSHKDVVEVHEKKQDTITVEVELSKIPASTELTQRTEATSPADSQPSFIPPSTPPSFSPSSAHSSSTLPPTFISSSTTAQSACQSSSTLSSSIRPSTKPLTSPSSPLTHIVPHTQTPVTRNVATLPPSSAFTPICPASSQSSMQSSPPHLSETLPTGEPTGSLAVQDSSNQLSVSSSHDSLDGEVQVSDIYFYADGRYWVYSPVLGRRKLNSCSSYTQTQEDRSCMHSPHYGSENDLP; the protein is encoded by the exons ATGCCATCCCCATTTGGAACAGGCCAAGCTCATGAGAAGAAGATTGGCCACAGAAGAGTAGATGCCTCCGGAGAAACAACCTACAAGAAG ACCACCTCCTCCGCCTTAAAAGGGGCCATCCAATTGGGTATTGGATATACTGTTGGCAACCTCAGCTCCAAGCCCGAGAGAGATGTGCTCATGCAGGACTTCTATGTGGTGGAAAGCATCTTCTTCCCCAG TGAGGGCAGTAACCTCACGCCAGCCCACCACTTCCCAGACTTCAGGTTTAAAACCTATGCCCCCGTGGCCTTTCGCTACTTCAGGGAGCTGTTTGGGATACGACCAGATGACTACCtg TATTCTCTCTGTAATGAGCCACTGATTGAGTTGACCAATCCAGGAGCGAGCGGCTCCATATTTTACGTAACACGAGATGATGAGTTCATTGTCAAAACTGTCCAACACAAGGAGGCAGAATTCCTACAGAAGTTGCTTCCTGGTTACTACATG AACTTGAACCAGAACCCTCGGACGCTGCTGCCCAAGTTCTTTGGCCTCTACTGTGTCCAGTGCGGGGGGAAAAACATCCGGGTTGTCGTGATGAACAATATTCTTCCACGCTCTGTTCGTATGCACCTTAAATTTGACCTGAAGGGCTCCACTTATAAGAGACGAGCATCCAAGAAGGAACGAGAGAAGTCCAAACCCACTTTTAAAGATCTGGACTTTTTGAGTGATGTTCCTGAGGGCCTTAGTTTGGACCAGGATACATACAACGCTCTGGTCAAAACTCTGCAAAGAGACTGTCTG GTGCTGGAAAGTTTTAAGATTATGGACTACAGTTTACTCCTTGGTGTCCACAGCAAGACACAAGCAGAAAGAGAGCGTCAGTCCCAGGGTtctccagcagatggcgctgatGAAACGCGTCCTGTCGGCCAGAAAGCTCTGTACTCCACTGCAATGGAGTCTATACAGGGAGGGTCCAGATGCAGGGAAACTCTGGACCGTGATGACAC AATGGGGGGCATTCCAGCTGTGGGAGTTAAAGGAGAGCGCCTGCTCTTGTTTATCGGTATCATTGACATTCTGCAGTCTTATCG GTTGATTAAGAAATTGGAGCACTCCTGGAAGTCTCTCATCCATGATGGG GACACAGTATCCGTTCACAGACCAGGTTTCTATGCTGAGCGCTTCTACAAATTTTGTAGCAACGTCGTCTTCAAGAAGAGTTGCT CATTGAGACCGTCTCCTTCTAAACGAGGACGAGGAGCTCTTTCCATGTTCAAGTCCAGTGCTGGTGGATCTGAGCTAAGGAGCCAGCATCCCTCACAGAGTGATGAGAAGCAAGAAAACATGGACAACCTGGAGAGCCTGCGAGGACCTCATAGCTTTGTCGTGTTGGAGGACAGTG GGCGAGAGCCACCCTGCACACCTCCCTCCTTTGAAGACGCCACCACAGCATCAATCGCCACCACGCTCTCCTCTAACAACTCCTTACCCACCACCCCCTTCGATACACCCGAGCACCCACGCTGCAGGAAACAAATGCTCTCACCCAA GTCCCACAAAGATGTAGTTGAGGTTCACGAGAAGAAGCAGGACACCATAACAGTTGAGGTGGAGCTCAG TAAAATTCCAGCCAGCACCGAGCTCACACAGAGGACAGAAGCAACCTCGCCAGCTGACAGTCAGCCCAGCTTCATTCCTCCATCCACTCCTCCGTCTTTCAGTCCTTCATCTGCACATTCCTCATCCACCCTTCCTCCCACCTTCATCTCTTCCTCCACCACTGCTCAGTCAGCTTGCCAGTCCTCCTCCACACTTTCCAGTTCCATCCGCCCATCCACCAAACCACTCACCTCTCCATCCTCCCCCCTCACCCACATCGTCCCTCACACACAAACCCCAGTGACCCGAAATGTTGCCACTCTGCCGCCCTCCTCAGCATTTACCCCCATCTGTCCCGCATCCTCTCAGTCTTCCATGCAGAGCTCCCCTCCTCATCTTTCTGAGACTCTCCCCACTGGCGAGCCAACAGGCTCTCTAGCTGTGCAAGACTCAAGCAATCAGCTGTCTGTCTCCAGCAGCCACGACTCGTTGGACGGGGAAGTGCAGGTTTCTGATATCTACTTT TATGCAGACGGACGATATTGGGTGTACTCTCCTGTTCTTGGCCGTCGTAAGCTAAACTCTTGCTCGAGTTACACT
- the LOC131125727 gene encoding phosphatidylinositol 4-phosphate 5-kinase type-1 gamma-like isoform X2, which produces MEMEGLTAEPNRRCEEEAGIGLQLDLADTDTAKKSQIEMPSPFGTGQAHEKKIGHRRVDASGETTYKKTTSSALKGAIQLGIGYTVGNLSSKPERDVLMQDFYVVESIFFPSEGSNLTPAHHFPDFRFKTYAPVAFRYFRELFGIRPDDYLYSLCNEPLIELTNPGASGSIFYVTRDDEFIVKTVQHKEAEFLQKLLPGYYMNLNQNPRTLLPKFFGLYCVQCGGKNIRVVVMNNILPRSVRMHLKFDLKGSTYKRRASKKEREKSKPTFKDLDFLSDVPEGLSLDQDTYNALVKTLQRDCLVLESFKIMDYSLLLGVHSKTQAERERQSQGSPADGADETRPVGQKALYSTAMESIQGGSRCRETLDRDDTMGGIPAVGVKGERLLLFIGIIDILQSYRLIKKLEHSWKSLIHDGDTVSVHRPGFYAERFYKFCSNVVFKKSCSLRPSPSKRGRGALSMFKSSAGGSELRSQHPSQSDEKQENMDNLESLRGPHSFVVLEDSGREPPCTPPSFEDATTASIATTLSSNNSLPTTPFDTPEHPRCRKQMLSPKSHKDVVEVHEKKQDTITVEVELSKIPASTELTQRTEATSPADSQPSFIPPSTPPSFSPSSAHSSSTLPPTFISSSTTAQSACQSSSTLSSSIRPSTKPLTSPSSPLTHIVPHTQTPVTRNVATLPPSSAFTPICPASSQSSMQSSPPHLSETLPTGEPTGSLAVQDSSNQLSVSSSHDSLDGEVQVSDIYFYADGRYWVYSPVLGRRKLNSCSSYTTQEDRSCMHSPHYGSENDLP; this is translated from the exons ATACAGCCAAGAAGAGTCAAATAGAG ATGCCATCCCCATTTGGAACAGGCCAAGCTCATGAGAAGAAGATTGGCCACAGAAGAGTAGATGCCTCCGGAGAAACAACCTACAAGAAG ACCACCTCCTCCGCCTTAAAAGGGGCCATCCAATTGGGTATTGGATATACTGTTGGCAACCTCAGCTCCAAGCCCGAGAGAGATGTGCTCATGCAGGACTTCTATGTGGTGGAAAGCATCTTCTTCCCCAG TGAGGGCAGTAACCTCACGCCAGCCCACCACTTCCCAGACTTCAGGTTTAAAACCTATGCCCCCGTGGCCTTTCGCTACTTCAGGGAGCTGTTTGGGATACGACCAGATGACTACCtg TATTCTCTCTGTAATGAGCCACTGATTGAGTTGACCAATCCAGGAGCGAGCGGCTCCATATTTTACGTAACACGAGATGATGAGTTCATTGTCAAAACTGTCCAACACAAGGAGGCAGAATTCCTACAGAAGTTGCTTCCTGGTTACTACATG AACTTGAACCAGAACCCTCGGACGCTGCTGCCCAAGTTCTTTGGCCTCTACTGTGTCCAGTGCGGGGGGAAAAACATCCGGGTTGTCGTGATGAACAATATTCTTCCACGCTCTGTTCGTATGCACCTTAAATTTGACCTGAAGGGCTCCACTTATAAGAGACGAGCATCCAAGAAGGAACGAGAGAAGTCCAAACCCACTTTTAAAGATCTGGACTTTTTGAGTGATGTTCCTGAGGGCCTTAGTTTGGACCAGGATACATACAACGCTCTGGTCAAAACTCTGCAAAGAGACTGTCTG GTGCTGGAAAGTTTTAAGATTATGGACTACAGTTTACTCCTTGGTGTCCACAGCAAGACACAAGCAGAAAGAGAGCGTCAGTCCCAGGGTtctccagcagatggcgctgatGAAACGCGTCCTGTCGGCCAGAAAGCTCTGTACTCCACTGCAATGGAGTCTATACAGGGAGGGTCCAGATGCAGGGAAACTCTGGACCGTGATGACAC AATGGGGGGCATTCCAGCTGTGGGAGTTAAAGGAGAGCGCCTGCTCTTGTTTATCGGTATCATTGACATTCTGCAGTCTTATCG GTTGATTAAGAAATTGGAGCACTCCTGGAAGTCTCTCATCCATGATGGG GACACAGTATCCGTTCACAGACCAGGTTTCTATGCTGAGCGCTTCTACAAATTTTGTAGCAACGTCGTCTTCAAGAAGAGTTGCT CATTGAGACCGTCTCCTTCTAAACGAGGACGAGGAGCTCTTTCCATGTTCAAGTCCAGTGCTGGTGGATCTGAGCTAAGGAGCCAGCATCCCTCACAGAGTGATGAGAAGCAAGAAAACATGGACAACCTGGAGAGCCTGCGAGGACCTCATAGCTTTGTCGTGTTGGAGGACAGTG GGCGAGAGCCACCCTGCACACCTCCCTCCTTTGAAGACGCCACCACAGCATCAATCGCCACCACGCTCTCCTCTAACAACTCCTTACCCACCACCCCCTTCGATACACCCGAGCACCCACGCTGCAGGAAACAAATGCTCTCACCCAA GTCCCACAAAGATGTAGTTGAGGTTCACGAGAAGAAGCAGGACACCATAACAGTTGAGGTGGAGCTCAG TAAAATTCCAGCCAGCACCGAGCTCACACAGAGGACAGAAGCAACCTCGCCAGCTGACAGTCAGCCCAGCTTCATTCCTCCATCCACTCCTCCGTCTTTCAGTCCTTCATCTGCACATTCCTCATCCACCCTTCCTCCCACCTTCATCTCTTCCTCCACCACTGCTCAGTCAGCTTGCCAGTCCTCCTCCACACTTTCCAGTTCCATCCGCCCATCCACCAAACCACTCACCTCTCCATCCTCCCCCCTCACCCACATCGTCCCTCACACACAAACCCCAGTGACCCGAAATGTTGCCACTCTGCCGCCCTCCTCAGCATTTACCCCCATCTGTCCCGCATCCTCTCAGTCTTCCATGCAGAGCTCCCCTCCTCATCTTTCTGAGACTCTCCCCACTGGCGAGCCAACAGGCTCTCTAGCTGTGCAAGACTCAAGCAATCAGCTGTCTGTCTCCAGCAGCCACGACTCGTTGGACGGGGAAGTGCAGGTTTCTGATATCTACTTT TATGCAGACGGACGATATTGGGTGTACTCTCCTGTTCTTGGCCGTCGTAAGCTAAACTCTTGCTCGAGTTACACT